Below is a window of Culturomica massiliensis DNA.
TGTATTGACTTGTATTTAAATATCTATATTTGTTTTCATAAACAATAGATATATGTCAACCATCTTTAATCAGAAAATTGATTTGATTCAGCTATTGCGTCAGATTCCTGATGAACATATCCTAAAAATAGCCACTAAAAGTAAAGTTGATCATTATGCCAAAGTATTGAATGGCCGTTTGATGTTTTATTTGCTTTTATCAGGAATCCTTCGTACAGATAAATTGAGCCAGCGTGGTCTGGCTGATTCCTTTTCCTCTCCTCTTTTTCGTACTTTATTTAATTTTAAAGGTAAACCAACGATATCCCATAGTTCCATATCCGATCGTCTGTCCACCATGAATACTGATTTCTTCCGGGAGTGCTACGAAACGATCTATCATATTTTCAGTTCTTTATACAGTACGAAAGAGATCGAAAACTTATGTCTTCAGCGTGTGGACAGTACTCTTGTAAGTGAAGCCTGCAATCACCTCAAACAGGGAATGCCGTGCGGCAATCTTTACGGGAAAAAGAAAATGATGAAATATACCATCAATTTTGACGGAATGTTTGCTTCTTTTGCAACGACTCATTCGGGTGATAGTGAAGCCAGCGAATCCCATGTACTTCCTGAGAATGTGCTCAGCCATTTTCAAAAGATAAAGGATCACTCTTCTGTTTATATCCTTGACCGCGGTCAGAATTCTGCCGAAGCATTCAGGACAATGAAAAGTCAGGATGGACTCCTTTTTGTAGGCAGACTGACCGATAAACGGAAAATGCTGGTGGTGGAGGACCTGAAAAAGGGAAATGATGTTTTCACAGACGGAGACCTTCTTGAAGACAAATTGGTTAAACTTTATAAACGGGAAGAAAAACTCAATAAAGAAGGAAGAAAAGTAGTAACAACCAGACTCGTTGATGAAACTTTCCGGGTAGTGCGTTTTAAACCTCAGGGTAAAGGCGAAATTTTACTCATAACTAACTGTCTGGAACTTACAGCTCAGACTATTACTCAGATATACCGTCGACGGTGGGATATTGAAGTCTTTTTTCGTTTTATCAAACAGGAACTGAATTTCAGCCATTTTCTCTCCATGAATGAAAACGGAATACAGATTGTGATGTATATGACCCTGATTACGGCTATGCTGGTGATGATTTATAAACGGGAAAATAATATCGGATATACCACGGCTGTCAGAAGAATGGGCATTGAACTCGAAAATCTGATTATGGCCATTATCGTTATTGAAAGCGGGGGAGATCTGAATAAAACGCAACTCAGACCTCCTGTCTGAAAATTTAGGAGCACTTGAGAAGACCAGAAAAAAAGAATATATGGAAAAAGACAACCATGGACAATATTTTTTCTTCCGAACATGACTGAGTCCGTCCCATTGTGTATTTTTTTGATTTTTTCCGTCTGGCATTTTCTTTACGGCCTGACTTAATCCGGATGAGTAATCGCTTATTTCTGTCTGGGATTTCTCAGCGAAGTCTGCGTGATTCGCGTGATTTGATTTAAAACCGTAGACCAGAAATTACACAGTGAGTCCGTCCCACTGTGTAATTTTTTTTAATGAATTACCCCGCAGAGGTTACAGTTATTTATCGGTAGTAAATTGCTGTAGGATCTGAGGGGTAGTCTATATTAGACTTGGTATTATGAATTCGCCGGGTTGTTTTGCAATTGGGCTTTATCTATTTTTTTGACGATTTGGCCGTAAATGATCAGGGCTATTGCGGATACCAGGGCGATGGCTGCGAAGTAATACCAGATATAGTGAGCGTTAGCGCTGGCTGCCCGCCATTCTTCCTGTGTTGAGAAAAGAGTGGGTTCCGGGCAATATTTACTGAGTAAATAACCGGAGAGTCCGAATCCTACGATGGAGGACAGGAACGAGTGAAGATGGCTGAATCCGAGGTATAATCCTTCTTCCCCTTTGGGTGCTTGCAAGGAAAAATATTCCAGAAAACGGGGAGAGATGAACGTTTCTGCTAAGCCCTGGAATACAATGCCGACAACCATCATAAAAGCGACCGGATGCATGGTTAAGATGGTGGTGTCCGTATTGAACATATTTCCGGAGGCCATGCACAAGGCGGAGATCGGCATGATGAACATTCCGATCGTCATGGATGTCAGTGCTGTTTTCTTGCTCATCAACTGAGTTACTAAACTGACGGTCAATACAACGACCAAGGGGTTTACATTGGCGTACCAGGAGGGAGAAGCTCCTTCTCCGGCCAAACGCAAAACATATTTGGGCATTGTGGCATACAGTTGATGTTGTACCATCCAGAAGCCGGTAATAATGAGGATAAGCAGGATAAGTCTTCCGTTGGCACATACTTTCAGGAGAGCTTTCCATATCTGGCGGAATGTTTTTCCTTCTCCGCTGTGATTGCTGCTTTTGTAGAAAAACCAAATAGCAATTAAAGCCAGCAATGTCATGGATGCTGAAAAGTAGTTGAGCGTAATAAGTCCTTCATTGCCTAAAGCTTCACGTAACGGTTTTACGATTGTTTTTCCCGAAAAAGCCCCGATATTGACCATAGCATAAAAGATAGCAAAACCTTTTGCCCGGGTTGCTTCTGTTGTTTCCCGGGCGACCGTACCGGAGATGACACTTTTAATAAAAGCACCTCCGATGATGATGAGAGCCATGATGGGGATAATTCCATAACGTATACTGCTGTCCGTTAATCCTTTGAATGTGGTGGTCTGGCTATATTCCACCAAGCCGGCGCTTTCCAGATAAGTTGGAAAAAGTGCAAGGCCTCCGTAGCCTAAAGTCAAAAGCCCAAATGCTAAAAGCATGGAATTGCGGAAACCGATTTTATCGGCTAGAGCACCGGCGAAAGTCGGTAATAAATAAAGAAAAGCTGAAAATGTACCGGCTATTGTTGCAGCCTGAATATCATTAAAACCAAGGATCCGACTGAGATAAAGGGTGATTACAATAAAAACTCCGTAATAGGCAGCACGCTCAAGTAATTCAACTGTGTTGGCGACCCAGAATGCTTTGCTGAAGCGAATTTTTTCTTTGTTTTTTGCTGTCGTACTCATGTATTATTAATTTGTGTTATTGATGAATTGTGCAAAACTAATAAAAATCTTATATATACAAAATTAGATTTAAAATTGGTAAATTATAGATTTTATTTATGTGTACATAAATAATAAGAATGAATGATTTTATATATGATTATTATTCCTTTATAATTCTTTTATATTTTTGACAGTGTGAAATCAGGATTTTAAATTTTAGATTGACGATTTTAGATTATATCTATGATTCTTCGCTGCCAAAAAGAGGAATTATAAATAAATAAACATTTTAATTTTAGATTAAAAAATCTGATAATGAGTTAGATTGCCAAACAATTTAAAATTTACAATCTAAAATTTACAATTTATAGGAAGACTTAATTTTAAATTGATAAGTGTAGAAATTACACAATGAGTCCGTCTCAGTGTGTAATTTTAGATTGAACCCACAGTTCTCCCATACGGAGAAAAGAAAAACATAAATCAAAACTAAACCGATGTAATGGAAAATGTTTTTTATATAGACCGTTTGGCTTATTTTGCTTTTCCACTCAATTTAATTGCGGGCATTTTTCTGGTGGGCGTGATTATTTTTTTGTATGTCTATTACAGGGAAAACCGGTTTGTGAAATGGTTGGGGGGTATGCAGGGAACATTGTGGATTATCGGTAGCTTGATTTTTGTGTTGCTGGGAGAAGGGATATTGGCCGGACGATGGTTTTGTACCTGGCCTTTTGTGTGTTTGTTACTGCTGTTGTGGGTAAATCTCGGTTTGGTTGTCCTTAGACATATTCGTGCGTGTTCGTTGCGGAATGTTTTGTTTCTGTTGAATCATTTGGGATTGTGGTTGGCTTTGGGAGGAGCATTATGGGGGGCTCCTGACCGGAAATCGGTAAAATTGATTGCTTATCTCCGGCAGCCGGAATATACGGCTGTGGATGAGACGGGAAGATTGTATCCGCTTCCGTTTACCGTTACGCTGGAAAAGTTTCAGGTTGAATATTACGACCGGATGCAGCGGGTTCCCAAGAAATTTCGTTCGGAGTTGATTTTACAAAATAAAGAGTGCCGGCTGTATACAGCAATTGAGGTGAATGAACCGGTCGATTTTGGAGGCTATTCTATATATCAGGACAATTACGATCGGGAAAAAGGGTTGTATTCCGTCTTGTTATTGGTGCGTGATCCATGGCTGGGTATTGTATATACCGGGATTCTAATGATGATCATCGGAGCTGTCGGACTGGTGGTATGCGGCCCGTTGCGTAAACCGAATCAATAATGTAAAAAGAAAATGATGTTGACCTGGGATGATTTTATCATATTTGCTGCGGGTGCTGTTTTGTGCTGGAGTGTCGCAGCTTTGTTGGCCTACCGTAAGGGAAGGGGAAAGGCTGTGATTGCTTTGTCTCTGCTTGGGATCTTAATATTCGGAGGCTTTATCGGCGGTTTGTGGGTGTTTTTGGAACGTCCGCCGTTACGTACAATGGGAGAAACCCGTTTGTTTTATTCCTGGTTTGTGGCTGTTGTCGGGCTGATGGTGTATTTACGCTGGCGTTACCCTTGGATATTGTCTGTAAGTGCGGTTTTGTCTGTCGTTTTTATTGTTGTCAATCTATTGAAACCTGAAATTCACGATAAGGCATTGATGCCGGCTTTGCAGAGTGCTTGGTTTGTACCTCATGTAATTGTTTATATGTTCGCTTATGCTTTATTGGGATGTGCCATGCTGGTCGGAATATACGGTTGTTTACCGGCAGGACGTGTAAAACGTCCGGTTTTGTTCAGTGTTGCCGATAATTTGGTGTATACCGGACTGGCTTTATTGACTTTGGGGATGCTTTTCGGTGCTATCTGGGCGAAACAAGCCTGGGGACATTATTGGGGATGGGATCCGAAGGAGACCTGGGCGGCGATAACCTGGTTTACCTATTTGATGTATGTACATGTACGCTACCGTTATCCGCAGAAATATGCCTGTGCGTTATGGATTGTGGTGTTGGCATTTTTATTTTTACAGATATGTTGGTACGGAGTTAATTATTTGCCTTCGGCAGAAATGAGCATACATACGTATGCATAAGTTTTTACAGAAAGAGGGGCAGGGAACGAAATAGAATATGAATTAAAAAGGAATGGTTATGAACAAAAAACGAGCGTTTTTATTCACCTTATTGGTGTTGATTCTTGGATTGGGAGCGATTGCGATTTACAGATTTAATTTTCGTAAATCCATCCCCGAAGCTTCTTTGGCTTTACAGGTAAAAGCGGTATTGACGAATAACGGTTGCTTGGCCTGTCATGCTTCGGATGCAGAGAAACCGTTTTACTCTAATTTTCCGGTAGCTGGAAAATTGGTACAACAGGATATGCGTAACGGATTGCGTTATATCGATTTAGGAAAAGTATGCCAGGAATTGGAAGCCGGTAAGCCGGTTTCGGAAGTTAATTTGGCGAAGATCGAACAGAGTATGATAAATGAGTCGATGCCTTTGACAAAGTATAAAATGATACATTGGGGAACGTCTTATAATGATGCGGAAAAGGATGTTTTAACCCGTTGGGTGAAAGAAACCCGTGCGTTTTATTATCCGAATTCATTGGCTGCGCCTGAATTCGCCGGAGAACCGCTGCAACCGGTTCCTGATTCGATTCCTGTCGATCCCCGTAAGGTGGCTTTGGGATTTAAACTTTATCACGATACTCGTATTTCTGCGGACAATACGGTATCTTGTGCAACCTGTCACCCATTGCATAAGGCTGGTGTAGACGGTCTGAAAACGTCGAAGGGAATTTACGACCAAATCGGAGGTATTAATGCTCCGACTGTATATAATGCCGGTCTGAATATGAGTCAGTTTTGGGATGGAAGAGCTGCGGATTTACAGGCTCAGGCAGGCGGTCCTCCTTTGGATGTTTTGGAAATGGGATCGAACTGGGATGAAATTAACGGTAAGTTGAGGGCTGATAAAGAGATGGTAAAAGAGTTTGCTTCTATTTATCCCGAAGGAATTAGTGAGCATACGATTACGGATGCTATTGCTGAATTTGAAAAAACGTTGCTGACTCCGAACAGTCGTTTTGACCGATATCTGAAAGGAGATAAAAATGTATTGACAGCGGATGAGATTGCCGGTTATCATCTGTTTAAAAAATACAACTGTGCTACTTGTCATGCCGGAGAAAATATAGGTGGCCGGTCCTATGAATATATGGGGATTGTGGCGGATTATTTTGAACACCGGGGATTACCGCTTCACGATAATAAAGATTACGGTCATTTTAATGTCACTCAGGATTCTGTGGATTTCCAGCGTTTTAAAACCCCAACATTGCGAAATGTAGCTTTAACGGCTCCTTATCTGCATGACGGTTCGGCACAGACGTTGGAAGCGGCTACGGAAGCGATGTTTACTTTTCAGACCGGTAAGGAAGTTTCAAAGGAAGAAATCGATAAGTTGGTTTTGTTTATGAAGACATTGACCGGAGAAAATCCGATGATGAGTTATGTACACCCGGGTTTAGAGTAAGCGTATAAATTGAATTTACGATTTTAGATTTTGGATTGATTCATCTGGAAACGTTGATTTGCGGTTGGAATTCAGCGGGATCAGCTATTTTTTCAAGCTAAAATCGTAAATTTAACCGTTTTGTTCTAATTAAGAGCTTATTATGATTGATTTACCTACAGAATTGCATCCGCTTGAGCCGTTTTTTCCGGAGGGGACAAAACTTTTGATGCTGGGTAGTTTTCCTCCGGCCCGGAAAAGATGGAAGATGGAATTTTATTATCCTAATTTTCAGAATGACATGTGGCGTATTTTCGGTTGGGTCTTTTTTGAGAATAAGGAATATTTTCTGACGCAAGACCGAAAATCTTTTGACGAAGTTTCTATAAAAGATTTTTTAAACCGGAAAGGAATTGCTTTATCGGATACGGCCCGGGAGGTCATACGACAAAAAGGAAATGCTTCCGATAAGTTTTTGGAGATCGTTCAATCGATCGATTTACAAAAGGTGTTGGAGCAATTACCGGAGTGCCGCGCGTTGGTAACGACGGGGCAGAAAGCAACAGATACTTTGTTTGCTTTGTTGGATGCGCCGCAACCCTCGGTGGGGGGATATGTCGGGTGTAATTACAACGGACGCGATTTGCGGATTTATCGGATGCCCTCCTCTTCCAGGGCTTATCCAAAGCCTCTGGAAGAGAAAGCCCGTATATATAGGCAAATGTTTTGCGAGTTAGGTATGCTGTCCGTGTAAGGCCTGTTTTTTCCTCTTTTTTTCCATGGTCAGACTGATGATAATGGGGATACCCACAAAAATAACAGTACCTGTGATGACTAAACCCGTGTAAAATGCGGGGCTCCCGACAGGCAACTGGGACGGTGGGAAGAAGGTGACGATGAAAGAGAATAATACGGCCAGAAAACCTATTCCGGCAATGATCCACATGCCTGTATTTCCTCCGGGTACCCGGTAGCTTCTTTGC
It encodes the following:
- a CDS encoding cytochrome c biogenesis protein ResB, whose amino-acid sequence is MENVFYIDRLAYFAFPLNLIAGIFLVGVIIFLYVYYRENRFVKWLGGMQGTLWIIGSLIFVLLGEGILAGRWFCTWPFVCLLLLLWVNLGLVVLRHIRACSLRNVLFLLNHLGLWLALGGALWGAPDRKSVKLIAYLRQPEYTAVDETGRLYPLPFTVTLEKFQVEYYDRMQRVPKKFRSELILQNKECRLYTAIEVNEPVDFGGYSIYQDNYDREKGLYSVLLLVRDPWLGIVYTGILMMIIGAVGLVVCGPLRKPNQ
- a CDS encoding cytochrome c peroxidase, whose amino-acid sequence is MNKKRAFLFTLLVLILGLGAIAIYRFNFRKSIPEASLALQVKAVLTNNGCLACHASDAEKPFYSNFPVAGKLVQQDMRNGLRYIDLGKVCQELEAGKPVSEVNLAKIEQSMINESMPLTKYKMIHWGTSYNDAEKDVLTRWVKETRAFYYPNSLAAPEFAGEPLQPVPDSIPVDPRKVALGFKLYHDTRISADNTVSCATCHPLHKAGVDGLKTSKGIYDQIGGINAPTVYNAGLNMSQFWDGRAADLQAQAGGPPLDVLEMGSNWDEINGKLRADKEMVKEFASIYPEGISEHTITDAIAEFEKTLLTPNSRFDRYLKGDKNVLTADEIAGYHLFKKYNCATCHAGENIGGRSYEYMGIVADYFEHRGLPLHDNKDYGHFNVTQDSVDFQRFKTPTLRNVALTAPYLHDGSAQTLEAATEAMFTFQTGKEVSKEEIDKLVLFMKTLTGENPMMSYVHPGLE
- a CDS encoding MFS transporter yields the protein MSTTAKNKEKIRFSKAFWVANTVELLERAAYYGVFIVITLYLSRILGFNDIQAATIAGTFSAFLYLLPTFAGALADKIGFRNSMLLAFGLLTLGYGGLALFPTYLESAGLVEYSQTTTFKGLTDSSIRYGIIPIMALIIIGGAFIKSVISGTVARETTEATRAKGFAIFYAMVNIGAFSGKTIVKPLREALGNEGLITLNYFSASMTLLALIAIWFFYKSSNHSGEGKTFRQIWKALLKVCANGRLILLILIITGFWMVQHQLYATMPKYVLRLAGEGASPSWYANVNPLVVVLTVSLVTQLMSKKTALTSMTIGMFIMPISALCMASGNMFNTDTTILTMHPVAFMMVVGIVFQGLAETFISPRFLEYFSLQAPKGEEGLYLGFSHLHSFLSSIVGFGLSGYLLSKYCPEPTLFSTQEEWRAASANAHYIWYYFAAIALVSAIALIIYGQIVKKIDKAQLQNNPANS
- a CDS encoding uracil-DNA glycosylase family protein yields the protein MIDLPTELHPLEPFFPEGTKLLMLGSFPPARKRWKMEFYYPNFQNDMWRIFGWVFFENKEYFLTQDRKSFDEVSIKDFLNRKGIALSDTAREVIRQKGNASDKFLEIVQSIDLQKVLEQLPECRALVTTGQKATDTLFALLDAPQPSVGGYVGCNYNGRDLRIYRMPSSSRAYPKPLEEKARIYRQMFCELGMLSV
- a CDS encoding IS4 family transposase, with the translated sequence MSTIFNQKIDLIQLLRQIPDEHILKIATKSKVDHYAKVLNGRLMFYLLLSGILRTDKLSQRGLADSFSSPLFRTLFNFKGKPTISHSSISDRLSTMNTDFFRECYETIYHIFSSLYSTKEIENLCLQRVDSTLVSEACNHLKQGMPCGNLYGKKKMMKYTINFDGMFASFATTHSGDSEASESHVLPENVLSHFQKIKDHSSVYILDRGQNSAEAFRTMKSQDGLLFVGRLTDKRKMLVVEDLKKGNDVFTDGDLLEDKLVKLYKREEKLNKEGRKVVTTRLVDETFRVVRFKPQGKGEILLITNCLELTAQTITQIYRRRWDIEVFFRFIKQELNFSHFLSMNENGIQIVMYMTLITAMLVMIYKRENNIGYTTAVRRMGIELENLIMAIIVIESGGDLNKTQLRPPV
- the ccsA gene encoding cytochrome c biogenesis protein CcsA; amino-acid sequence: MTWDDFIIFAAGAVLCWSVAALLAYRKGRGKAVIALSLLGILIFGGFIGGLWVFLERPPLRTMGETRLFYSWFVAVVGLMVYLRWRYPWILSVSAVLSVVFIVVNLLKPEIHDKALMPALQSAWFVPHVIVYMFAYALLGCAMLVGIYGCLPAGRVKRPVLFSVADNLVYTGLALLTLGMLFGAIWAKQAWGHYWGWDPKETWAAITWFTYLMYVHVRYRYPQKYACALWIVVLAFLFLQICWYGVNYLPSAEMSIHTYA